A genomic segment from Nocardiopsis sp. Huas11 encodes:
- a CDS encoding GPP34 family phosphoprotein: protein MDLTLPQRLYLLSYDIEGSGFDPVSAAFRGQLLCAAALAELVLDGRLRAREGRVERTGTGPPHDPFLADVLDDLAPDRVHHFNTAVYRRMAGAEEAVREQLAADGWIRVVRGRALGMFPTRTVTLDRPEQALLLRERTRDALLSGRRAEEVPAGDAALVAIAAEGDVWAVFTPQERADHRPALTALQERFDTRVPGLRVAVRAAVMATGRGASY from the coding sequence ATGGACCTGACGCTGCCGCAGCGTCTCTACCTGCTCAGCTACGATATCGAGGGATCGGGGTTCGACCCCGTCAGCGCCGCCTTCCGCGGTCAGCTGCTGTGCGCCGCGGCGCTGGCCGAGCTGGTGCTCGACGGACGGCTCCGGGCCCGGGAGGGCAGGGTGGAGCGCACCGGTACCGGTCCGCCCCACGATCCGTTCCTGGCCGACGTGCTCGACGACCTGGCCCCGGACCGCGTCCACCACTTCAACACCGCGGTGTACCGCAGGATGGCCGGGGCCGAGGAGGCGGTGCGCGAGCAGCTCGCCGCGGACGGGTGGATCAGGGTGGTCCGCGGCCGGGCGCTGGGGATGTTCCCCACGCGCACGGTCACCCTCGACCGTCCCGAGCAGGCCCTCCTGCTGCGTGAGCGCACGCGCGACGCGCTCCTGTCGGGCCGCCGCGCGGAGGAGGTCCCCGCCGGGGACGCGGCCCTGGTGGCGATCGCCGCCGAGGGCGATGTCTGGGCCGTGTTCACCCCGCAGGAGCGCGCGGACCACCGACCGGCGCTCACGGCGCTCCAGGAACGCTTCGACACGCGGGTCCCCGGACTGCGCGTGGCGGTCCGCGCCGCGGTCATGGCCACCGGACGGGGCGCCTCCTACTGA
- a CDS encoding ABC transporter permease, which produces MLSIAQGELIQVFRNRLVLVTMFVVPAASSAFYIYLHRLIPALDLGAVAAVLVFIMVVMGLYTTTVTTLASRRQNLFLKRLRSTAAGDPAILFGLLLPVTAITLVQVGVVLTVLTAVAGGPADVPLLVAAVLATVAMMLGLGLATAGVTNSPEHAQVTTLPLLVGTLAVSGWVGFTGTEELTVLKRLLPEGSAAELVVGAWNGGVPLGESPALLAPTLAWVVVAVALAARVFRWEPRR; this is translated from the coding sequence ATGCTCTCGATCGCTCAGGGCGAGCTGATCCAGGTCTTCCGGAACCGGCTGGTTCTGGTCACCATGTTCGTCGTTCCCGCCGCCTCCAGCGCCTTCTACATCTACCTGCACCGCCTCATTCCGGCCCTGGACCTCGGCGCCGTCGCTGCGGTGCTGGTGTTCATCATGGTGGTGATGGGGCTCTACACCACGACGGTCACCACGCTCGCCTCGCGTCGGCAGAACCTCTTCCTCAAGCGGCTCCGTTCCACCGCCGCCGGCGACCCCGCCATCCTCTTCGGGCTCCTGCTCCCGGTCACCGCCATCACGCTGGTCCAGGTGGGCGTGGTCCTGACCGTGCTCACCGCGGTCGCCGGCGGGCCGGCCGACGTGCCCCTCCTGGTGGCGGCCGTCCTGGCGACGGTGGCCATGATGCTCGGTCTCGGGCTGGCCACCGCCGGGGTGACGAACTCCCCCGAACACGCCCAGGTGACCACGCTGCCCCTCCTGGTCGGCACCCTCGCCGTGTCCGGCTGGGTGGGGTTCACCGGCACCGAGGAGCTCACCGTGCTCAAGCGCCTGCTGCCCGAGGGCTCGGCGGCCGAGCTGGTGGTCGGCGCCTGGAACGGCGGTGTCCCCCTCGGGGAGTCGCCGGCCCTGCTGGCGCCCACACTGGCCTGGGTGGTCGTGGCGGTCGCGCTGGCCGCCCGCGTCTTCCGCTGGGAGCCGCGCCGATGA
- the aztB gene encoding zinc ABC transporter permease AztB: MEAFFAPFGVVFVQRALWGGILVSAICALAGTWVVLRGMAFLGDAMSHGMLPGVALASLFGQNLLLGAALAAGTMAAGVTALGRSPRLSQDTSIGLLFVGMLSVGVIIVSHSASFAVDLTGFLFGDVLAVRERDLAYLGAALAVALAVAAGGHRAFVALAFDPRKAHTLGLAPRAAHAVLLGLVTLAVVASFHVVGTLLVFGLLIAPPAAVALWARSIPVIMLGAALLGSAATFVGLLVSWHWETAAGATIAAVAVALFFVSALASAARPAASRTGRPERPTTVHQEGQTTP; encoded by the coding sequence ATGGAAGCCTTCTTCGCGCCCTTCGGGGTCGTCTTCGTCCAGCGCGCGCTGTGGGGCGGGATCCTCGTCTCCGCCATCTGCGCGCTCGCCGGGACGTGGGTGGTGCTGCGCGGCATGGCGTTCCTCGGGGACGCGATGTCGCACGGCATGCTGCCCGGGGTGGCGCTGGCCTCCCTGTTCGGCCAGAACCTCCTCCTGGGCGCCGCGCTGGCGGCCGGGACGATGGCCGCGGGCGTCACCGCGCTGGGCCGCTCACCCCGCCTGTCCCAGGACACGAGCATCGGGCTGCTCTTCGTGGGGATGCTCTCGGTCGGCGTCATCATCGTGTCCCACTCGGCCTCCTTCGCCGTGGACCTCACGGGGTTCCTCTTCGGCGACGTCCTGGCCGTACGCGAGCGCGACCTGGCCTATCTGGGGGCGGCCCTGGCCGTCGCCCTCGCGGTCGCCGCCGGAGGCCACCGGGCCTTCGTCGCGCTGGCCTTCGACCCCCGCAAGGCGCACACCCTGGGACTCGCGCCGCGCGCGGCGCACGCCGTCCTGCTCGGCCTGGTCACCCTGGCGGTGGTCGCCTCCTTCCACGTGGTCGGCACCCTGCTGGTGTTCGGCCTGCTCATCGCGCCCCCGGCGGCCGTCGCGCTCTGGGCGCGGAGCATCCCGGTCATCATGCTCGGCGCGGCCCTGCTGGGCAGCGCCGCCACCTTCGTCGGCCTGCTCGTGTCCTGGCACTGGGAGACGGCGGCCGGCGCCACCATCGCGGCCGTGGCCGTGGCCCTGTTCTTCGTCTCCGCACTCGCCTCCGCCGCTCGGCCCGCGGCCTCACGCACGGGCCGCCCGGAGCGGCCCACCACCGTTCACCAGGAAGGACAGACGACCCCATGA
- a CDS encoding ABC transporter, producing the protein MKREHRTGAALGATGLGALLLITGCGDTATGGSPEQAAPTEAEETPHGYVEGAEETAEPQSRLVVADTGTGDVRVLDLLTEEVTELDPVPEVDAISGDGRFAYLQSSDHGSTDVVDSGAWTVDHGDHSHYYRTGIAHVGTLDATTSGAVTDTAVTSLLDGHGSTTTLDRSALESGEVEPVTAVSGDAATVLPYAGRLVVAEGGSDGQVRVLDREGAPVEVLDETCTDPAGAAVTRRGLVLGCAEGTLHVREDDDALEAETVPYPGDGGARTESFHHRPGSAVLAAIATDGDVWVLDLAEPAWTRLDVPDAVAVGAVGEDTFVLVLTADGTLRSLDPATGEEQAATALLDEVGEDPAPTIQIDTSRAYVNDAEAGLIHEIDYNDDLRLARTFDAGIAPHLMVETGR; encoded by the coding sequence ATGAAACGCGAACACCGCACCGGCGCCGCGCTGGGCGCGACCGGGCTGGGCGCCCTGTTACTGATCACCGGCTGCGGGGACACCGCGACCGGCGGCTCCCCCGAGCAGGCGGCGCCGACGGAGGCGGAGGAGACCCCGCACGGCTACGTCGAGGGGGCGGAGGAGACCGCCGAACCCCAGTCACGGCTGGTCGTCGCCGACACCGGCACCGGGGACGTCCGCGTCCTGGACCTCCTCACCGAGGAGGTGACCGAGCTGGATCCGGTGCCGGAGGTCGACGCGATCTCGGGTGACGGCCGGTTCGCCTACCTGCAGTCATCGGATCATGGGAGCACCGACGTCGTGGACAGCGGCGCGTGGACCGTGGACCACGGCGACCACTCCCACTACTACCGGACCGGGATCGCCCACGTGGGCACCCTGGACGCCACGACCAGCGGCGCCGTCACCGACACCGCCGTGACCTCCCTCCTCGACGGGCACGGCTCGACGACGACCCTGGACCGCTCCGCGCTGGAGAGCGGCGAGGTCGAGCCCGTGACCGCGGTCTCCGGCGACGCGGCGACCGTCCTGCCCTACGCCGGAAGGCTCGTGGTGGCCGAGGGCGGTTCCGACGGACAGGTCCGGGTGCTGGACCGCGAGGGCGCCCCGGTGGAGGTCCTCGACGAGACCTGCACCGACCCCGCCGGCGCAGCGGTGACCAGGCGGGGCCTGGTCCTCGGCTGCGCGGAGGGCACCCTCCACGTGAGGGAGGACGACGACGCCCTCGAAGCCGAGACCGTCCCTTACCCCGGTGACGGCGGCGCCAGGACGGAGTCCTTCCACCACCGGCCCGGATCGGCCGTCCTGGCCGCCATCGCGACCGACGGCGACGTGTGGGTCCTCGACCTCGCCGAGCCCGCCTGGACCCGGCTGGACGTGCCCGATGCCGTGGCGGTCGGCGCGGTCGGCGAGGACACCTTCGTGCTGGTGCTGACCGCCGACGGAACCCTGCGCTCCCTGGATCCGGCGACGGGAGAGGAACAGGCCGCCACCGCCCTCCTGGACGAGGTGGGCGAGGACCCCGCACCCACGATCCAGATCGACACCAGCCGCGCCTACGTCAACGACGCCGAGGCGGGCCTCATCCACGAGATCGACTACAACGACGACCTGCGCCTGGCGCGGACCTTCGACGCCGGGATCGCGCCGCACCTCATGGTCGAGACGGGACGGTGA
- the aztD gene encoding zinc metallochaperone AztD encodes MSMSHHLRTWAAPPVLVSAGLLLTACGAGQGSAASEDDERAAQTVSIADPIVTTYDGGLYVLDGDTLEVAADIELEGFNRINPAGDDRHVMVSTAEGFQVLDAAGGELTDTLFPAEEPGHVVPHGGRTVLFADGSGEVTMFDTDALGDGLPEDIEVHMSEEAHHGVSIELTSGELVTTLGDEEERVGAMALDADGEEIARNEECPGVHGEATAEDEVVVIGCEDGVLIYQDGEFTKVDGLDDYSRIGNQAGSEESPIVLGDYKTDPDAELERPEQIALIDTAEAELSLVELPGSYTFRSLGRGPAGEALVLGTDGALHVIDPEEGELVDSIELMDSWEEPLEWQDPRPALFVRGGTAYVSDPATREIHAVDLESGEVTASTTLDEAPNELSGVTP; translated from the coding sequence ATGAGCATGTCGCACCACCTCAGGACCTGGGCGGCCCCGCCCGTCCTCGTCTCGGCCGGACTCCTGCTGACCGCCTGCGGCGCGGGACAGGGCTCGGCCGCATCCGAGGACGACGAGCGGGCCGCGCAGACCGTGTCGATCGCCGACCCGATCGTGACCACCTACGACGGCGGCCTGTACGTCCTGGACGGCGACACCCTGGAGGTCGCCGCGGACATCGAACTGGAGGGCTTCAACCGGATCAACCCGGCCGGCGACGACCGGCACGTGATGGTCTCCACGGCCGAGGGCTTCCAGGTCCTGGACGCCGCCGGCGGCGAGCTGACCGACACGCTCTTTCCCGCCGAGGAACCCGGGCACGTCGTGCCGCACGGTGGGAGGACCGTGCTGTTCGCCGACGGCAGCGGCGAGGTCACCATGTTCGACACCGACGCCCTCGGCGACGGGCTCCCCGAGGACATCGAGGTCCACATGAGCGAGGAGGCCCACCACGGTGTGTCCATCGAGCTCACCAGTGGGGAACTCGTCACCACCCTCGGCGACGAGGAAGAACGTGTGGGCGCGATGGCTCTGGACGCCGACGGCGAGGAGATCGCCCGCAACGAGGAGTGCCCCGGCGTCCACGGTGAGGCCACCGCCGAGGACGAGGTGGTCGTCATCGGCTGCGAGGACGGTGTGCTGATCTACCAGGACGGCGAGTTCACCAAGGTCGACGGCCTCGACGACTACTCGCGGATCGGTAACCAGGCCGGATCGGAGGAGTCCCCGATCGTGCTGGGCGACTACAAGACCGACCCGGACGCCGAGCTGGAGCGCCCGGAGCAGATCGCCCTCATCGACACGGCCGAGGCCGAGCTCTCCCTGGTCGAGCTGCCCGGCAGCTACACCTTCCGTTCGCTCGGGCGCGGACCCGCGGGCGAGGCCCTGGTCCTGGGCACCGACGGCGCTCTGCACGTCATCGACCCCGAGGAGGGCGAGCTCGTGGACAGCATCGAGCTCATGGACTCCTGGGAGGAGCCGCTGGAGTGGCAGGACCCCCGGCCCGCGCTGTTCGTGCGCGGTGGGACCGCCTACGTGAGCGACCCCGCCACCCGTGAGATCCACGCCGTGGACCTGGAGTCGGGCGAGGTCACCGCGTCCACCACCCTGGACGAGGCGCCGAACGAGCTCAGCGGCGTCACGCCCTGA
- the aztC gene encoding zinc ABC transporter substrate-binding protein AztC, producing MGTPIALRLGAAALALTGTALGATACAAQDDRGQGIVVTTNILGDITRTVVGEEAEVTVLMKPNADPHSFGISAQEAAAVENAALVVYNGLGLEEGVLRNVTAAEEAGVATLEVGAHVDPLPYGSDENEGELDPHFWTDPRRVVQAVDLITENVVEQVEGVDAAAVRANAEAYTAELDELDAWTAEEFSAIPEENRRLVTNHHVFGYLADRYGFEVIGTVIPSGTTLASPSTADLKDLSDTVREAGVSAVFADSSQPDRLATVMAQEAGVDIEVVPLFSESLSEEGEGAATYLEMTRSNTESIVAGLGDD from the coding sequence ATGGGAACGCCGATCGCGCTGCGCCTGGGCGCCGCCGCGCTCGCACTGACAGGGACGGCCCTCGGAGCGACCGCCTGCGCGGCGCAGGACGACCGCGGCCAGGGCATCGTCGTGACGACCAACATCCTCGGCGACATCACCCGCACCGTCGTGGGCGAGGAGGCCGAGGTCACCGTCCTGATGAAGCCCAACGCCGACCCCCACTCCTTCGGGATCTCCGCCCAGGAGGCCGCCGCCGTCGAGAACGCGGCCCTGGTCGTCTACAACGGCCTCGGCCTGGAGGAGGGCGTGCTGCGCAACGTCACGGCGGCCGAGGAGGCCGGAGTGGCCACCCTGGAGGTCGGCGCGCACGTGGACCCCCTCCCCTACGGCTCCGACGAGAACGAGGGCGAGCTCGACCCCCACTTCTGGACCGACCCGCGACGGGTCGTCCAGGCCGTCGACCTGATCACCGAGAACGTGGTCGAGCAGGTCGAGGGGGTGGACGCCGCCGCCGTGCGCGCCAACGCCGAGGCCTACACCGCGGAGCTGGACGAACTCGACGCGTGGACCGCCGAGGAGTTCTCCGCCATCCCCGAGGAGAACCGCAGGCTGGTGACCAACCACCACGTCTTCGGCTACCTCGCCGACCGCTACGGCTTCGAGGTCATCGGCACCGTGATCCCCAGCGGCACCACCCTGGCCTCCCCGAGCACCGCCGACCTCAAGGACCTGTCCGACACCGTGCGCGAGGCGGGCGTGAGCGCCGTCTTCGCCGACTCCTCCCAGCCCGACCGGCTGGCCACCGTCATGGCGCAGGAGGCGGGAGTGGACATCGAGGTGGTCCCCCTGTTCTCCGAGTCGCTGAGCGAGGAGGGCGAGGGCGCGGCGACCTACCTGGAGATGACGCGCTCCAACACCGAATCCATCGTCGCCGGACTCGGCGACGACTGA
- a CDS encoding phosphatase PAP2 family protein, whose protein sequence is MREKSTIDRRRFLGRAAAVSAAVAAAPAVAWAPAHATPGGAPSQAPGLLPFVDHYKTNSAHRLSPHTNAAVLILSEFDRIWRTGSSWDDGRPRRNRVLRENMRYCVETTRERTDEEARQSFVTDRQHQSYAVIAGLGPLAESYRSAARAVTSITEAPDGTPDDQVGDRVPDDAPPGSEVGAGSSDSALGAVVDLVDTVRGPHSSGNPSKYTFQYPRPWRMTVDSEVADTGGVDAFGFPVYESEVVVAPQLLRQRSTTPERDGGYVSGHTNALYLAALAFAYAVPERFQELVTRAAEQAHYRIVSGMHSPVDVIGGRVLATALAAAILSDPDNAGLKAAAREQAEAFFSAQTDGTLWDHAHSGDDPYGDREANERIYRPKLTYVLPQRGRETPLTVPAGAEVLLETRQPYLDAEQRRAVLRGTALSSRYELLDGPEGWGRLDLFRAADGYGSFERDVRVSMDASLGGFHAADAWRNDIDGSGGLTKAGTGTLTLTGDNGYSGGTSVEEGTLVAASPSALGGGGVTVRGGKLRLERPLAVGGDYRQTAGSLAVAAAGHQDAERRDGDGDDGGRAESLLTVRGAVRIEDGAKLTIDAADAVAGVVHVIDARRLRGAFADIEVTGGDYTAVPDYTRRGLTVELR, encoded by the coding sequence ATGCGCGAGAAGAGCACGATCGACCGACGGCGTTTCCTCGGCCGCGCCGCCGCCGTCTCGGCGGCCGTGGCCGCGGCCCCCGCCGTGGCGTGGGCGCCCGCCCACGCCACCCCGGGCGGAGCACCGTCGCAGGCGCCGGGGCTCCTCCCGTTCGTCGACCACTACAAGACCAACTCCGCCCACCGTCTCAGCCCGCACACCAACGCGGCCGTGCTCATCCTGTCCGAGTTCGACCGGATCTGGCGGACCGGCTCCAGCTGGGACGACGGCCGGCCGCGACGGAACCGCGTCCTGCGCGAGAACATGCGCTACTGCGTCGAGACGACCCGCGAGCGCACCGACGAGGAGGCCCGGCAGTCCTTCGTCACCGACCGCCAGCACCAGAGCTACGCCGTGATCGCCGGCCTGGGCCCGCTCGCCGAGTCGTACCGGTCGGCCGCCAGGGCGGTCACCTCCATCACCGAGGCGCCCGACGGCACCCCCGACGACCAGGTCGGCGACCGGGTGCCCGACGACGCGCCGCCCGGCTCCGAGGTGGGCGCCGGGTCCAGCGACTCCGCACTGGGCGCGGTCGTGGACCTGGTCGACACCGTGCGCGGCCCGCACTCCTCCGGCAACCCGAGCAAGTACACCTTCCAGTACCCGCGGCCGTGGCGGATGACGGTCGACAGCGAGGTGGCCGACACCGGCGGGGTCGACGCGTTCGGGTTCCCCGTGTACGAGTCGGAGGTGGTGGTCGCACCGCAGCTGCTGCGCCAGCGCAGCACCACCCCGGAGCGGGACGGCGGCTACGTCAGCGGCCACACCAACGCGCTGTACCTGGCCGCGCTCGCGTTCGCCTACGCCGTTCCCGAGCGCTTCCAGGAGCTGGTGACGCGCGCGGCCGAGCAGGCCCACTACCGGATCGTCTCGGGCATGCACTCCCCCGTCGACGTCATCGGCGGCCGGGTCCTGGCCACCGCGCTGGCCGCGGCGATCCTCTCCGACCCCGACAACGCCGGGCTCAAGGCCGCGGCCCGTGAGCAGGCGGAGGCGTTCTTCTCAGCGCAGACCGACGGCACCCTCTGGGACCACGCCCACTCCGGCGACGACCCCTACGGCGACCGGGAGGCCAACGAGCGGATCTACCGGCCCAAGCTGACCTACGTCCTGCCGCAGCGGGGCCGGGAAACGCCGCTGACCGTACCGGCGGGCGCCGAGGTCCTGCTGGAGACGCGCCAGCCCTACCTCGACGCCGAGCAGCGCCGCGCGGTCCTGCGCGGCACCGCGCTGTCCTCGCGCTACGAGCTGCTCGACGGTCCCGAGGGGTGGGGGCGGCTCGACCTGTTCCGCGCCGCCGACGGCTACGGGTCCTTCGAGCGGGACGTGCGCGTGAGCATGGACGCCTCCCTCGGCGGGTTCCACGCCGCCGACGCCTGGCGCAACGACATCGACGGCTCCGGCGGCCTCACCAAGGCCGGCACCGGCACGCTGACCCTGACCGGGGACAACGGCTACTCCGGCGGCACGTCCGTGGAGGAGGGCACGCTCGTCGCCGCCTCGCCGAGCGCCCTGGGCGGGGGCGGGGTGACGGTGCGGGGCGGCAAGCTGCGCCTGGAGCGGCCGCTGGCGGTGGGCGGCGACTACCGTCAGACCGCGGGCTCCCTGGCGGTGGCGGCCGCCGGGCACCAGGACGCGGAACGGCGCGACGGCGACGGCGACGACGGCGGGCGCGCCGAGAGCCTGCTGACCGTGCGCGGCGCCGTCCGGATCGAGGACGGGGCGAAGCTGACGATCGACGCCGCCGACGCCGTGGCCGGTGTCGTGCACGTGATCGACGCGCGTCGGCTGCGGGGCGCGTTCGCCGACATCGAGGTGACCGGCGGCGACTACACGGCGGTGCCCGACTACACCCGCCGCGGCCTCACGGTCGAACTGCGGTAG
- a CDS encoding peptidoglycan-binding domain-containing protein produces MARMPGVQWRPISTNYRSGGCLPRIVTIHKMQGSMSGTDSWFRNPRARVSSHFGVSKGGTIRQWVNTSDSAWAQGNGNGYCLSIENEGNVNEPLTSAQPDACARILKWANGVHGVPLQRTTSIGGRGLAYHSLGGSTWGGPTGCPAARVISQLGEIVRRAGGSGGGGGSNQGTGKAPAFPLPSGYAFGPRSGPAWQVSGYYGHREDLRRWQRQMLARGWAGLGTADGLYGPKTEKVARQFQAEKSLGVDGLIGSHSWKAAWETPVT; encoded by the coding sequence ATGGCTCGAATGCCGGGCGTCCAGTGGCGCCCCATCAGCACCAACTACCGGTCGGGCGGCTGCCTTCCGCGCATCGTCACCATCCACAAGATGCAGGGCAGCATGAGCGGCACCGATAGCTGGTTCCGTAACCCCCGCGCGCGGGTGTCCAGCCACTTCGGAGTCAGCAAGGGCGGCACCATCCGCCAGTGGGTGAACACCTCCGACTCCGCCTGGGCACAGGGCAACGGCAACGGCTACTGCCTGTCGATCGAGAACGAGGGCAACGTCAATGAGCCGCTGACCTCCGCCCAGCCCGACGCCTGCGCGCGCATCCTCAAGTGGGCCAACGGCGTCCACGGTGTACCGCTCCAGCGCACCACCAGCATCGGTGGTCGCGGCCTGGCCTACCACTCCCTCGGCGGCTCCACGTGGGGCGGACCGACCGGTTGCCCCGCAGCGCGGGTGATCTCCCAGCTCGGAGAGATCGTCCGACGTGCAGGTGGCTCCGGTGGCGGCGGTGGCTCGAACCAGGGCACCGGTAAGGCTCCAGCCTTCCCCTTGCCCTCGGGCTACGCCTTCGGCCCGCGTAGCGGCCCCGCCTGGCAGGTGAGCGGCTACTACGGCCACCGCGAGGACCTGCGCCGCTGGCAGCGCCAGATGCTGGCGCGCGGCTGGGCCGGGCTCGGCACCGCCGATGGCCTCTACGGACCCAAGACGGAAAAGGTCGCCCGGCAATTCCAGGCTGAAAAGTCGCTGGGAGTCGATGGCCTGATCGGCAGTCACAGCTGGAAGGCCGCCTGGGAGACCCCAGTGACCTGA